The DNA window CTTAAGATGTGCGTTTAAATCTGATAAACTCTTGACTTATAGGGGAAATGATCATGTTAAATAATGAAAAATTAAAAGAAATATCTAATAAAATCAGAGAGATAGTGAAAGATTCCCCGCTCCCTGATATTGAAAAGAATATCGATGCACTTTTAAAAGGCATGTTCACTAAAATGGAGCTTGTCACCCGCGAAGAATTTGATGTTCAAACAGAAGTGTTAAAACGCACACGTCAAAAATTAGA is part of the Candidatus Methylopumilus rimovensis genome and encodes:
- a CDS encoding accessory factor UbiK family protein — encoded protein: MLNNEKLKEISNKIREIVKDSPLPDIEKNIDALLKGMFTKMELVTREEFDVQTEVLKRTRQKLEELEKKLSEIEARKK